A genomic segment from Streptosporangium roseum DSM 43021 encodes:
- a CDS encoding ABC transporter permease — MRGLPARWWSVPVALAGWELLTRWARAVYFPPPSAIAARLHEMWFSGPAARLFLTDEALGDVLPSLGRLLLGWSTACLVGIVAGVAVGRSARLSEYVGPLIQLGRSIPPPTLLPIFLLLFGVGSPMQVAAIVFGVTWPVLINSADGARYVDRGYLETAQVFGVNRGRRLLLVVLPAAAPKIFAGLRLSVSLALIMMIVSELVGSTEGIGYRMLVAQSELDIPSMWAAITLIGLLGYGLNTAFLRVERRVLAWHPAAA, encoded by the coding sequence GTGAGAGGCCTGCCGGCCCGATGGTGGAGCGTGCCCGTCGCGCTCGCAGGCTGGGAGCTGCTGACCCGGTGGGCTCGGGCGGTCTACTTCCCGCCGCCCTCGGCGATCGCGGCCCGGCTGCACGAGATGTGGTTCTCCGGACCGGCCGCCCGCCTCTTCCTGACCGACGAGGCGCTCGGCGACGTGCTGCCCAGCCTGGGCAGGCTGCTGCTCGGCTGGAGTACGGCGTGCCTGGTCGGGATCGTCGCCGGGGTGGCCGTCGGCCGCTCGGCCCGCCTGTCGGAGTATGTCGGCCCGCTGATCCAGCTCGGCCGGTCCATCCCCCCGCCCACGCTGCTGCCGATCTTCCTGCTGCTGTTCGGCGTGGGGTCCCCGATGCAGGTGGCCGCCATCGTGTTCGGCGTCACGTGGCCGGTGCTGATCAACTCGGCGGACGGCGCCCGCTACGTGGACCGCGGATATCTGGAGACCGCCCAGGTCTTCGGGGTGAACCGGGGCCGGCGGCTGCTGCTGGTCGTTCTCCCGGCGGCGGCCCCGAAGATATTCGCGGGCCTGCGGCTCAGCGTCTCGCTCGCCCTGATCATGATGATCGTCTCGGAGCTGGTCGGCAGCACCGAGGGCATCGGCTACCGGATGCTGGTCGCCCAGAGCGAGCTGGACATCCCGTCGATGTGGGCGGCGATCACCCTGATCGGGCTGCTCGGCTACGGCCTGAACACGGCGTTCCTCCGGGTGGAGCGGCGCGTGCTCGCCTGGCACCCGGCCGCCGCCTGA
- a CDS encoding ABC transporter permease — MSLRRTRRGVAGVAVCLAVLETLGRTGLIDPLLLPLASTVVAGVARLAIDPDFLADAGHTLLACGCGLLIAVAVAVPAGLLLGTVPTVESALRPLIEFLRPIPSVALIPLALFLFTDGTQAKVALIVFTAAWPLLINTMYGLREVDPVAKDTLRSFGFGPLAVVVRVSLPSAAPFVVTGVRIAASVALIVAVSVELVAGGAGIGTFLGDAAAGNQRDTMLAAVLWTGVIGLTANTLLVTAEHRLFGWRRAGAGEVR, encoded by the coding sequence TTGAGCCTGCGCAGGACCCGCCGCGGCGTCGCCGGCGTCGCGGTGTGCCTGGCCGTACTGGAGACGCTCGGACGCACCGGGCTGATCGATCCGCTGCTGCTGCCGCTCGCCTCCACCGTGGTGGCCGGCGTGGCCCGGCTGGCGATCGACCCGGACTTCCTGGCCGACGCGGGCCACACCCTCCTGGCCTGCGGCTGCGGGCTGCTGATCGCGGTGGCGGTCGCCGTACCCGCCGGGTTGCTGCTGGGCACGGTGCCCACGGTGGAGAGCGCGCTGCGCCCGCTGATCGAGTTCCTCCGGCCGATCCCGTCGGTGGCGCTGATCCCGCTCGCCCTGTTCCTGTTCACCGACGGCACCCAGGCCAAGGTCGCGCTCATCGTGTTCACCGCGGCCTGGCCACTGCTGATCAACACGATGTACGGCCTGCGGGAGGTGGACCCGGTGGCCAAGGACACCCTGCGGAGCTTCGGCTTCGGCCCCCTGGCCGTCGTGGTCCGGGTCTCGCTGCCCAGCGCGGCCCCGTTCGTCGTCACCGGCGTGCGGATCGCGGCCTCGGTCGCCCTGATCGTGGCGGTGAGCGTGGAACTGGTCGCGGGAGGCGCCGGGATCGGCACCTTCCTCGGCGACGCCGCGGCCGGGAACCAGCGGGACACGATGCTCGCCGCCGTGCTGTGGACCGGTGTCATCGGCCTGACCGCCAATACCCTGCTGGTCACGGCCGAGCACCGGCTGTTCGGCTGGCGTCGCGCCGGGGCCGGGGAGGTCCGGTGA
- a CDS encoding ABC transporter substrate-binding protein produces the protein MGVRRACLAGLVAALALSACGGVDGGAARPSAGDGPEKTEITVGVVPVPSAAPLFIAIEKGFFKEEGLTVRTETIQAPQAVMPKILNGGIDTFLTSYVSLITIQDSGVAKLKMLVESQQGAPGVNGVLVTGDSPLKEIGDLRGKKIAVNVVKALGEVATSAHLKAAGLTPADVSFVPVPFAEQLAALRAGRVDAAWTTEPYISAAKKDLSARVLVDTLTGPTEGLPLDGWAASADWTARNPKTAAAFQRALGRAQKLAAADRSEIDRVIPSFTKIPADVAAAMTLATFSTSLDAARIQRVADLMSEFGLTRTRIDATALVAG, from the coding sequence ATGGGAGTCAGACGTGCCTGTCTGGCCGGGCTGGTGGCCGCGCTGGCGCTCAGCGCCTGCGGGGGCGTGGACGGCGGCGCCGCCCGGCCCTCGGCCGGCGACGGGCCGGAGAAGACGGAGATCACCGTGGGTGTGGTGCCCGTCCCCTCGGCGGCGCCGCTGTTCATCGCGATCGAGAAGGGCTTCTTCAAGGAGGAGGGGCTGACCGTCAGGACGGAGACCATCCAGGCGCCCCAGGCCGTCATGCCGAAGATCCTCAACGGCGGCATCGACACCTTCCTGACCAGCTACGTCTCCCTGATCACCATCCAGGACTCCGGGGTGGCCAAGCTCAAGATGCTGGTGGAGTCCCAGCAGGGCGCGCCGGGCGTCAACGGCGTGCTGGTCACCGGCGACTCGCCGCTGAAGGAGATCGGCGACCTCAGGGGCAAGAAGATCGCGGTGAACGTGGTCAAGGCACTGGGCGAGGTGGCCACCAGCGCCCATCTGAAAGCCGCCGGGCTCACCCCCGCGGACGTGAGCTTCGTGCCGGTGCCCTTCGCCGAGCAGCTCGCGGCGCTGCGCGCGGGCCGCGTCGACGCGGCCTGGACGACCGAGCCCTACATCTCGGCCGCCAAGAAGGACCTGTCGGCCCGCGTGCTGGTGGACACCCTCACCGGCCCCACCGAGGGACTGCCGCTGGACGGCTGGGCGGCGAGCGCCGACTGGACGGCCAGGAACCCGAAGACCGCCGCCGCCTTCCAGCGCGCCCTGGGCAGGGCCCAGAAGCTGGCCGCCGCCGACCGCTCCGAGATCGACAGGGTGATCCCGTCCTTCACCAAGATCCCGGCCGACGTGGCGGCCGCGATGACCCTGGCCACGTTCAGCACCTCACTCGACGCCGCCCGGATCCAGCGGGTGGCCGACCTGATGTCCGAGTTCGGGCTGACCAGGACCCGGATCGACGCCACCGCCCTCGTGGCGGGGTGA
- a CDS encoding methyltransferase, which yields MSDPQAPVWDAIGGVSRFAALATMAELGCADHLKDGPLSVEELAVRCGADPAALGRVLRQLAAMGMVATAAAGTYELTEAGATLRGDVPDSLRSAVRMIAEEGFWYGMGTVAQTVRTGRSAFVERHGPLYGYLGDNPGAGRLFDDYMVARALPFADAVASRYDFSGVRTLVDVAGGKGHILAAVLKAHSDMRGILFDLEQVVPGSREFFAEAGLEDRCKCVSGDFFASVPAGADAYLLGSVIHNWSDEDAVRILRNIRDVIADDGRVLLVEFVVPDDDSAHISKDVDMRMLALFGEGMERSASEYGELLGKAGFRLSRRVELPGGSSIVEALPI from the coding sequence ATGAGCGACCCACAGGCACCGGTCTGGGATGCGATCGGCGGGGTCTCCCGCTTCGCCGCCCTGGCCACCATGGCCGAGCTGGGCTGCGCCGATCACCTGAAGGACGGGCCGCTGAGCGTCGAGGAGCTCGCGGTCCGATGCGGGGCGGACCCGGCGGCGCTCGGCCGGGTGCTCCGCCAGCTCGCCGCCATGGGCATGGTGGCGACGGCGGCGGCCGGGACCTACGAGCTGACCGAGGCGGGCGCCACGCTCCGCGGCGACGTGCCCGACTCGCTGCGGTCCGCCGTACGGATGATCGCCGAGGAGGGCTTCTGGTACGGCATGGGCACGGTCGCCCAGACCGTGCGGACCGGCAGGTCGGCCTTCGTCGAGCGGCACGGGCCCCTCTACGGCTACCTCGGCGACAACCCCGGGGCCGGGCGCCTGTTCGACGACTACATGGTGGCCAGGGCCCTGCCGTTCGCGGACGCCGTGGCCTCCCGCTACGACTTCTCCGGCGTGCGCACCCTGGTGGACGTGGCCGGCGGCAAGGGGCACATCCTGGCCGCCGTCCTGAAGGCCCATTCAGACATGCGAGGAATCCTGTTCGACCTGGAACAGGTGGTCCCGGGGTCACGGGAGTTCTTCGCCGAGGCCGGTCTTGAAGATCGGTGCAAATGCGTCAGCGGGGACTTCTTCGCCTCGGTGCCCGCCGGGGCGGACGCCTACCTGCTGGGCAGCGTGATCCACAACTGGTCCGACGAGGACGCCGTGCGGATCCTGCGCAACATCCGGGACGTCATCGCGGACGACGGCCGGGTGCTCCTGGTCGAGTTCGTCGTGCCGGACGACGACAGCGCCCACATCAGCAAGGACGTGGACATGCGGATGCTCGCCCTGTTCGGCGAGGGCATGGAGCGCAGCGCCTCCGAGTACGGCGAGCTGCTGGGCAAGGCCGGTTTCCGGCTGAGCCGCCGGGTGGAGCTGCCGGGCGGGTCGAGCATCGTCGAGGCACTGCCGATCTGA
- a CDS encoding ABC transporter ATP-binding protein: protein MLEISNLTHTYGSGPSAHNALGGIDLSVAEGELVCIVGPSGCGKSTLLRSIAGLLRPTGGQVVLNGSPVEQTPDNLAVVFQDYSRSLFPWMSVADNVSLPLRRKGMDKKRRREAALEALEQVGLEGAAAKYPWQLSGGMQQRVSIARALAYRPALLLMDEPFGSVDAQTREELEDLTLQVRGLHNMTIVLITHDIDESVYVGDRVVVLSKAPAGIVGDLRVDLPGPRDQITTREHPDFVHLRAEVGRLVRGMRSQPASAPQ from the coding sequence GTGCTTGAGATCTCCAACCTGACCCACACCTACGGCAGCGGACCGAGCGCGCACAATGCGCTGGGCGGCATCGACCTGTCGGTCGCCGAGGGCGAGCTGGTGTGCATCGTCGGCCCCTCGGGGTGCGGCAAGTCGACCCTGCTGCGCTCCATCGCCGGGCTCCTGCGGCCCACCGGCGGCCAGGTGGTGCTCAACGGCTCTCCCGTCGAGCAGACACCGGACAACCTGGCCGTGGTCTTCCAGGACTACAGCCGCTCCCTGTTCCCCTGGATGTCGGTGGCCGACAACGTCTCCCTCCCCCTGCGCCGCAAGGGAATGGACAAGAAGCGGCGCCGGGAGGCGGCGCTGGAGGCGCTGGAGCAGGTCGGCCTGGAGGGGGCCGCGGCCAAATACCCGTGGCAGCTGTCCGGAGGCATGCAGCAGCGGGTCTCCATCGCCCGCGCCCTCGCCTACCGCCCCGCCCTGCTGCTGATGGACGAGCCCTTCGGGTCGGTGGACGCCCAGACCCGCGAGGAGCTGGAGGACCTCACCCTGCAGGTCCGCGGCCTCCACAACATGACCATCGTGCTCATCACCCACGACATCGACGAGAGCGTCTACGTCGGCGACCGCGTCGTGGTCCTGTCCAAGGCCCCGGCCGGGATCGTGGGCGACCTCCGCGTGGACCTGCCCGGACCGCGCGACCAGATCACCACGCGGGAGCACCCCGACTTCGTGCACCTGCGCGCCGAGGTCGGCCGCCTGGTCCGCGGCATGCGGAGCCAACCGGCCTCCGCCCCCCAGTAA
- a CDS encoding ABC transporter permease: MNRVLRAAGRLWAVPVVLVVWELVTRAAENLSFPPPTTIAASMYEMWLTGPAERLWLTDAALENIPASIGRLLAGWVLAGVIGTAVGLVLGRRPLYFRFVDPLVQFARAIPPPMLLPFFMALFAIGPQMQINVIVFGIIWPVLINAAEGARHIDRQYVDTARVFGLSLKQRLFLLVLPAAMPKIFAGLRVSLSLALILMVISELVGSTDGIGFQLLDAQRSYDLPGVWGTIVVLGVLGYVLNSAFLAAERRVLSWHRTAKQTT; the protein is encoded by the coding sequence ATGAACCGCGTCCTGCGCGCCGCCGGCCGCCTGTGGGCGGTGCCGGTGGTGCTGGTGGTCTGGGAGCTCGTCACCCGCGCCGCGGAGAATCTCTCCTTCCCGCCGCCGACGACGATCGCCGCGAGCATGTACGAGATGTGGCTGACCGGCCCGGCCGAGCGGCTGTGGCTCACCGACGCGGCGCTGGAGAACATCCCGGCGAGCATCGGCCGGCTGCTGGCCGGATGGGTGCTGGCCGGAGTGATCGGGACCGCCGTCGGGCTCGTTCTGGGCCGCCGGCCGCTGTACTTCCGGTTCGTGGACCCGCTCGTGCAGTTCGCCCGCGCCATCCCCCCGCCCATGCTGCTGCCGTTCTTCATGGCGCTGTTCGCCATCGGCCCGCAGATGCAGATCAACGTGATCGTGTTCGGCATCATCTGGCCGGTGCTGATCAACGCGGCCGAAGGGGCCCGGCACATCGACCGCCAGTACGTGGACACCGCCAGGGTCTTCGGGCTGTCGCTCAAGCAGCGGCTGTTCCTGCTCGTCCTCCCCGCGGCGATGCCGAAGATCTTCGCCGGTCTGCGGGTCAGCCTGTCCCTGGCGTTGATCCTGATGGTCATCTCCGAGCTGGTGGGCAGCACCGACGGGATCGGCTTCCAGCTCCTGGACGCCCAGAGGTCTTACGACCTCCCCGGCGTGTGGGGGACCATCGTGGTACTCGGTGTCCTGGGATATGTGCTCAACTCGGCGTTCCTCGCGGCCGAACGACGCGTCCTGTCCTGGCACCGGACCGCCAAGCAGACGACCTGA
- a CDS encoding ABC transporter permease, with amino-acid sequence MIGRRLLDSKPLCGALGAAGLFCVLEATGRTGLISPIVFPLASTVLGRAAELATDADFLLDVVSTLGAWALGLLLTVMIAVPAGFVLGTLPRAETALRPVLEFLRPIPSLALIPLALALFSDRFDMKITLIVYAATWPVLMNTLYGLKDVDPLAKETLRSFGFGPLSVLWRVSLPSTAPFVATGVRLASAIALIVAISVELLAGGSDGIGVFLIEVGGSPDAMVYIIATAIWAGVIGLVTDSLFVLAERRIFRWHTARTEVV; translated from the coding sequence GTGATCGGACGGCGCCTGCTCGACAGCAAACCGCTCTGCGGCGCCCTCGGCGCCGCAGGGCTGTTCTGTGTCCTGGAGGCAACCGGCCGGACCGGGCTGATCAGCCCGATCGTGTTTCCGCTGGCCTCGACGGTGCTCGGCCGCGCGGCCGAGCTCGCGACCGACGCGGACTTCCTCCTCGACGTCGTCTCGACCCTCGGCGCCTGGGCGCTGGGGCTCCTGCTCACCGTCATGATCGCCGTACCCGCCGGGTTCGTGCTCGGCACCCTGCCGCGTGCGGAGACCGCACTCCGGCCCGTCCTGGAGTTCCTCCGCCCGATCCCGTCGCTGGCGCTGATCCCGCTGGCGCTCGCCCTGTTCTCCGACAGGTTCGACATGAAGATCACGCTGATCGTCTACGCCGCCACCTGGCCGGTCCTGATGAACACGCTGTACGGGCTCAAGGACGTCGATCCGCTCGCCAAGGAGACGCTGCGCAGCTTCGGGTTCGGCCCGCTGTCCGTGCTGTGGCGGGTGTCGCTGCCGAGCACCGCGCCGTTCGTCGCCACCGGCGTACGGCTGGCCTCGGCGATCGCGCTCATCGTGGCGATCAGCGTGGAGCTGCTCGCCGGAGGCTCCGACGGCATCGGCGTCTTCCTCATCGAGGTGGGCGGCAGCCCCGACGCGATGGTGTACATCATCGCCACCGCCATCTGGGCCGGAGTCATCGGCCTGGTCACCGACAGCCTGTTCGTGCTGGCGGAACGGCGGATCTTCCGCTGGCACACCGCCCGGACCGAGGTGGTCTGA
- a CDS encoding ABC transporter substrate-binding protein has product MRFRLAGRAVVAGLAAVLTLSACGGSDAKTDTANASGLEKTKITIGALPIPDSAALYIANKRGFFQKEGLTVDIQVVQGGAQAQQSLFGGSLDATQTNYVSTFLATAAGNKPKIISDLYQATPNSFNLMVAKDSSIKTPADLKGKKIAVNSLRNIGTLSVTSVLKTHGLTDKDVEFLEFPFPDMAGKLEQGVVDAAWMTEPHLTAVQKNIGAQKLADTMVDSTADFPIAGVIVTEDFAAKNPKTVAAFQRAVAEAQKISAADRKAVEEILPTYTKGIDAATAAVITLGTFPTSLDATRLQRVADLMLEQGLLKSKIEAKSLLLGNSG; this is encoded by the coding sequence ATGAGGTTCAGACTTGCGGGCCGGGCGGTCGTCGCAGGGCTCGCCGCCGTGCTGACCCTGAGCGCCTGTGGTGGTTCGGACGCCAAGACCGACACCGCCAACGCGAGCGGGCTTGAGAAGACCAAGATCACGATTGGCGCGCTGCCCATCCCCGACTCGGCCGCGCTCTACATCGCCAACAAGAGGGGCTTCTTCCAGAAAGAGGGCCTGACGGTCGACATCCAGGTGGTCCAGGGTGGCGCCCAGGCGCAGCAGTCCCTGTTCGGCGGCTCCCTCGACGCCACGCAGACCAACTACGTCTCCACCTTCCTGGCCACGGCGGCCGGCAACAAGCCGAAGATCATCTCTGACCTCTACCAGGCGACCCCGAACTCCTTCAACCTCATGGTGGCCAAGGACTCCTCGATCAAGACCCCGGCCGACCTGAAGGGCAAGAAGATCGCGGTCAACAGCCTCAGGAACATCGGCACCCTGTCGGTGACCTCCGTGCTCAAGACGCACGGACTGACCGACAAGGACGTCGAGTTCCTGGAGTTCCCCTTCCCCGACATGGCCGGCAAGCTGGAGCAGGGCGTGGTCGACGCGGCCTGGATGACCGAGCCGCACCTGACCGCGGTCCAGAAGAACATCGGCGCCCAGAAGCTCGCCGACACCATGGTCGACTCGACCGCCGACTTCCCCATCGCCGGCGTGATCGTCACCGAGGACTTCGCCGCCAAGAACCCCAAGACCGTCGCCGCCTTCCAGCGCGCGGTCGCCGAGGCCCAGAAGATCTCCGCCGCCGACCGCAAGGCCGTCGAGGAGATCCTGCCGACCTACACCAAGGGGATCGACGCGGCCACCGCCGCCGTCATCACGCTCGGCACCTTCCCCACCAGCCTTGACGCCACCCGCCTGCAGCGGGTGGCCGACCTGATGCTCGAGCAGGGCCTGCTGAAGAGCAAGATCGAGGCCAAGTCCCTCCTCCTCGGAAACTCCGGGTGA
- a CDS encoding sensor histidine kinase, giving the protein MRTASIPSERESGAASPPAFDAQGVPPEGGQAPDLDGRGPETNGSKLALKNWRVRTRLIALIVIPTAAAIILGGLRVTTSISTAAEYERVRTSAELVAELSDLAHNLEAERDLSARFVAQGRGSTGKARLQEQYRAVDQVAKKARDRIDLIIGSNADEGFGERGKTELAQMRSRIDELDSVRKTAVGTQLPAQPTIAMYSRTIADLLALHDEIIQGVADQELAGSATAFGALSRAKEQASRERANLAIALADRTFTSEGLNAMLAARAQRDSELAAFRSDASVTQRQLYDDTVSSQKKDRAESMRARALVLAVEGAPLVRIDVSRTGAGDQTTWFDASSDTIERMRAVEKRIADTLITQSRVLQESEQQGALIAGGLSVLLLILVLVITAIMARSLVRPLRTLRTEALSIAGQRLPDTVQSMRESGEAAAEDIAPIGVASDDEIGQVARAFDEVHREAVRLAGQEATLRSNVNAMFVNLSRRSQTLVERQLSLIESLEQGEQDESRLGSLFRLDHLATRMRRNSENLLVLAGQEPARRWSQPIPLIDVVRASLSEVENYERVDLRLSAGVAVVGTSVNDVVHLIAELVENAISFSPRETKVVVSSNRIDGGGVMVSVTDIGIGMTPEELGQANWRLANPPVVDVSVSRRMGLFVVGRLALRHGIRVQLRQQDSGGLTAMVLLPEALLAAAGAHPGGTAVPQGGDWAGSMSPMDRAPVLASPTALDPAQQAFASFDAAHPFTSFDMGQQFGSFDAGQSSPGGGYFGQAPVDTPWPGHVPPPGADSGWPNTSQTDTGVWPNAPMRGGDSGAWPNPPAREGDSGMWPSAPMSGGDSGIWPTPPSREGDGGAWPNPPAREGGAGGWPSTADSGPFERRTFEPADSTGPLPVVRDSSPMEEAKEEFLPIFAAVESDWFRKVEPAAPVQDLTEELKDAVSPQPAPASDAWSSPADAGWQAAQAASEPSLGGITGSGLPKRVPKANLVPGTAAPDPGAAPQTPVLRPTVSPEAVRNRLASFQQGVRQGRAAARGEAGDGQPYPDFGRDVEGNKEDR; this is encoded by the coding sequence GTGAGGACAGCGTCAATCCCCAGCGAACGCGAATCCGGGGCGGCATCCCCCCCGGCGTTCGACGCCCAGGGGGTGCCGCCGGAAGGCGGCCAGGCTCCGGACCTCGACGGTCGTGGACCCGAGACGAACGGCAGCAAGCTCGCGCTCAAGAACTGGCGCGTGCGGACGCGGCTGATCGCGCTCATCGTCATCCCCACCGCCGCCGCGATCATCCTGGGCGGCCTGCGGGTGACCACGTCGATCAGCACCGCCGCCGAATACGAGCGGGTGCGGACCAGCGCCGAGCTGGTCGCCGAGCTGAGCGACCTGGCGCACAACCTGGAGGCCGAGCGCGACCTGTCGGCCCGGTTCGTCGCCCAGGGCCGCGGCAGCACCGGCAAGGCCAGGCTGCAGGAGCAGTACCGGGCCGTCGACCAGGTGGCCAAGAAGGCCAGGGACCGCATCGACCTCATCATCGGCAGCAATGCCGACGAGGGCTTCGGCGAGCGGGGCAAGACCGAGCTCGCCCAGATGCGCAGCCGCATCGACGAGCTTGACAGCGTCCGCAAGACCGCGGTCGGCACCCAGCTCCCCGCCCAGCCCACGATCGCCATGTACTCCCGGACGATCGCCGACCTGCTGGCCCTGCACGACGAGATCATCCAGGGTGTCGCCGACCAGGAGCTCGCCGGCAGCGCGACCGCGTTCGGCGCGCTGTCCAGGGCCAAGGAACAGGCCTCCAGGGAACGGGCGAACCTCGCTATCGCCCTCGCCGACAGGACCTTCACCTCCGAAGGCCTGAACGCCATGCTGGCCGCCCGCGCGCAGCGCGACAGCGAGCTCGCGGCCTTCCGCTCCGACGCCTCGGTCACCCAGCGCCAGCTCTACGACGACACCGTGAGCAGCCAGAAGAAGGACCGCGCGGAGTCCATGCGCGCCCGCGCCCTCGTGCTGGCCGTCGAGGGCGCACCGCTCGTCCGCATCGACGTCTCCAGGACCGGCGCCGGCGACCAGACGACCTGGTTCGACGCCTCCTCCGACACCATCGAGCGGATGCGTGCGGTGGAGAAGCGGATCGCCGACACCCTGATCACGCAGAGCCGCGTCCTCCAGGAGTCCGAGCAGCAGGGCGCGCTGATCGCCGGTGGGCTGAGCGTGCTGCTGCTCATCCTCGTCCTCGTCATCACCGCGATCATGGCGCGGTCGCTGGTCAGGCCGCTGCGCACGCTGCGCACCGAGGCCCTGTCCATCGCCGGCCAGCGCCTCCCGGACACCGTGCAGAGCATGCGCGAGAGCGGCGAGGCCGCGGCCGAGGACATCGCCCCGATCGGGGTGGCCTCCGACGACGAGATCGGCCAGGTCGCCCGCGCCTTCGACGAGGTGCACCGCGAGGCCGTACGGCTGGCCGGCCAGGAGGCGACGCTGCGGAGCAACGTCAACGCGATGTTCGTCAACCTCTCCCGGCGCAGCCAGACCCTGGTCGAACGCCAGCTGTCCCTCATCGAGAGCCTGGAGCAGGGCGAGCAGGACGAGAGCCGTCTCGGCAGCCTGTTCCGCCTCGACCACCTGGCCACCCGCATGCGCCGCAACAGCGAGAACCTCCTGGTCCTCGCCGGCCAGGAGCCCGCGCGCCGGTGGAGCCAGCCGATCCCCCTGATCGACGTGGTCCGCGCCTCGCTCTCCGAGGTCGAGAACTACGAGCGGGTGGACCTGCGGCTCTCCGCCGGTGTGGCCGTGGTCGGCACCTCCGTCAACGACGTCGTGCACCTGATCGCCGAGCTGGTGGAGAACGCCATCTCCTTCTCCCCCCGGGAGACCAAGGTCGTCGTGTCCAGCAACCGCATCGACGGCGGCGGCGTGATGGTCTCGGTCACCGACATCGGCATCGGCATGACTCCCGAGGAGCTCGGGCAGGCGAACTGGCGGCTGGCCAACCCGCCGGTGGTGGACGTCTCGGTCTCCCGCCGCATGGGCCTGTTCGTGGTCGGCCGGCTGGCCCTGCGGCACGGCATCCGCGTGCAGCTCCGCCAGCAGGACAGCGGCGGCCTGACCGCCATGGTGCTGCTCCCCGAGGCCCTGCTCGCCGCCGCCGGCGCCCACCCGGGCGGCACGGCCGTGCCGCAGGGCGGCGACTGGGCCGGGTCGATGAGCCCCATGGACCGGGCGCCCGTGCTGGCCAGCCCCACCGCGCTCGACCCCGCGCAGCAGGCGTTCGCCTCGTTCGACGCCGCCCACCCCTTCACCTCCTTCGACATGGGGCAGCAGTTCGGCTCCTTCGACGCCGGGCAGTCCTCACCGGGCGGCGGCTACTTCGGCCAGGCGCCGGTCGACACCCCGTGGCCCGGCCACGTGCCGCCACCGGGAGCCGACTCCGGCTGGCCGAACACCTCCCAGACGGACACCGGCGTGTGGCCGAACGCGCCGATGCGCGGCGGCGACTCCGGGGCCTGGCCGAACCCGCCCGCCCGTGAAGGCGACTCCGGGATGTGGCCGAGCGCGCCGATGAGCGGCGGCGACTCCGGGATATGGCCCACCCCGCCCTCCCGCGAGGGCGACGGCGGAGCCTGGCCGAACCCGCCCGCCCGCGAGGGCGGGGCCGGGGGATGGCCGTCCACCGCCGACTCGGGGCCGTTCGAACGGCGCACCTTCGAGCCGGCCGACAGCACCGGTCCGCTGCCCGTGGTCCGCGACTCCTCGCCCATGGAAGAGGCGAAGGAGGAGTTCCTGCCGATCTTCGCCGCGGTCGAGTCCGACTGGTTCAGGAAGGTCGAACCCGCGGCGCCCGTCCAGGACCTGACCGAGGAGCTCAAGGACGCGGTCTCCCCCCAGCCCGCGCCCGCCTCCGACGCCTGGTCCTCGCCCGCGGACGCGGGCTGGCAGGCCGCCCAGGCGGCGAGCGAACCCTCGCTCGGCGGGATCACCGGTTCCGGGCTCCCCAAGCGGGTGCCCAAGGCGAACCTGGTGCCCGGTACGGCCGCACCCGACCCGGGTGCGGCCCCCCAGACCCCCGTACTCCGGCCGACCGTCTCCCCCGAGGCGGTGCGCAACAGGCTGGCGAGCTTCCAGCAGGGAGTACGGCAGGGCCGCGCGGCGGCCAGGGGCGAGGCCGGCGACGGGCAGCCGTATCCCGACTTCGGTCGGGACGTTGAAGGAAACAAGGAGGACCGGTGA
- a CDS encoding roadblock/LC7 domain-containing protein, which translates to MSQAARGVNWLITDFVNNVPGVAHTVVVSADGLPLAYSDGFPRDRADQLAAVAAGLISLTQGASRVFEGGAVTQTVVEMQRGLLLIMSISDGSCLAVLAAADCDMGLVAYQMTLLVERAGQVLTPAVRAELQASHPR; encoded by the coding sequence ATGAGCCAGGCCGCCCGGGGGGTCAATTGGCTGATCACCGACTTTGTGAACAACGTCCCAGGCGTGGCGCACACGGTCGTGGTGTCGGCGGACGGTCTGCCGTTGGCGTATTCCGACGGATTCCCCCGGGACCGGGCGGACCAGCTGGCGGCGGTCGCGGCCGGTCTGATCAGCCTGACCCAGGGGGCTTCCAGGGTATTCGAGGGCGGAGCGGTCACCCAGACGGTGGTGGAGATGCAGCGAGGGCTGCTCCTCATCATGTCGATCAGTGACGGCTCCTGCCTCGCCGTACTGGCCGCCGCCGACTGTGACATGGGTCTGGTGGCCTATCAGATGACCCTGCTTGTCGAACGAGCGGGGCAGGTGCTGACGCCGGCCGTCCGCGCCGAACTCCAGGCCTCCCACCCCAGGTGA